In Procambarus clarkii isolate CNS0578487 chromosome 36, FALCON_Pclarkii_2.0, whole genome shotgun sequence, one DNA window encodes the following:
- the LOC138371702 gene encoding bifunctional hemolysin/adenylate cyclase-like, whose amino-acid sequence MGDHRVEVLLGDHRVEVLLGDHRVEVLLGDHRAEVLLGDRRVEVLLGDHRVEVLLGDHRVEVLLGDHRAEVLLGDRRVEVLLGDHRVEVLLGDHRVEVLLGDHRVEVLLDDHRAEVLLGDRRVEVLLGDHRVEVLLDDHRVEVLLGDHRVEVLLGDHRVEVLLGDHRVEVLLGDHRVEVLLGDHRVEVLLGDHRVEVLLGDHRVEVLLGDHRVEVLLGDRRVEVLLGDHRVEVLLGDHRVDADPCGNAQPARECCRQRSAVPPPQSVLTEPPALRLSTIYDG is encoded by the coding sequence ATGGGTGACCACCGGGTGGAGGTCCTCCTGGGTGACCACCGGGTGGAGGTCCTCCTGGGTGACCACCGGGTGGAGGTCCTCCTGGGTGACCACCGGGCGGAGGTCCTCCTGGGTGACCGCCGGGTGGAGGTCCTCCTGGGTGACCACCGGGTGGAGGTCCTCCTGGGTGACCACCGGGTGGAGGTCCTCCTGGGTGACCACCGGGCGGAGGTCCTCCTGGGTGACCGCCGGGTGGAGGTCCTCCTGGGTGACCACCGGGTGGAGGTCCTCCTGGGTGACCACCGGGTGGAGGTCCTCCTGGGTGACCACCGGGTGGAGGTCCTCCTGGATGACCACCGGGCGGAGGTCCTCCTGGGTGACCGCCGGGTGGAGGTCCTCCTGGGTGACCACCGGGTGGAGGTCCTCCTGGATGACCACCGGGTGGAGGTCCTCCTGGGCGACCACCGGGTGGAGGTCCTCCTGGGTGACCACCGGGTGGAGGTCCTCCTGGGTGACCACCGGGTGGAGGTCCTCCTGGGTGACCACCGGGTGGAGGTCCTCCTGGGTGACCACCGGGTGGAGGTCCTCCTGGGTGACCACCGGGTGGAGGTCCTCCTGGGTGACCACCGGGTGGAGGTCCTCCTGGGTGACCACCGGGTGGAGGTCCTCCTGGGTGACCGCCGGGTGGAGGTCCTCCTGGGTGACCACCGGGTGGAGGTCCTCCTGGGTGACCACCGGGTGGATGCAGACCCGTGTGGTAACGCCCAGCCAGCAAGAGAGTGCTGCCGTCAACGTTCAGCTGTGCCACCTCCTCAGAGTGTACTGACGGAGCCTCCTGCACTGAGGTTATCTACTATCTATGACGGTTAG